Proteins co-encoded in one Metabacillus sp. KUDC1714 genomic window:
- the hisF gene encoding imidazole glycerol phosphate synthase subunit HisF: MITKRIIPCLDVKEGRVVKGIQFLGLRDAGDPVELAKFYDQEGADELVFLDISASHEGRKTMVDVVEQVAAQLAIPFTVGGGINSLEDMKRILRAGADKVSLNTAALLNPELITEGAGFFGSQCIVVAIDAKYDEELGSWRVYTHGGRNATEWEVVQWAQEAVKRGAGEILLTSMDSDGEKNGFNLALNKAVSEAVTVPVIASGGAGNAEHFLAAFEEGKADAALAASIFHYKETSVKEVKVYLNQQGVNVR, encoded by the coding sequence ATGATCACAAAGCGTATTATTCCTTGCTTAGATGTAAAAGAAGGTCGAGTTGTAAAGGGAATCCAATTTTTAGGATTAAGAGATGCAGGAGATCCAGTTGAGCTAGCAAAGTTTTATGATCAAGAGGGTGCAGATGAGCTAGTCTTTCTTGATATTTCTGCGTCACATGAAGGACGGAAAACAATGGTTGATGTTGTTGAGCAAGTAGCAGCACAGCTTGCGATCCCATTTACTGTTGGTGGCGGCATAAATTCACTTGAAGATATGAAAAGAATACTGCGAGCAGGTGCTGATAAAGTATCATTAAATACAGCTGCTTTACTAAATCCAGAGCTAATCACAGAGGGAGCAGGATTCTTTGGTTCTCAATGTATTGTTGTCGCAATTGATGCGAAATATGATGAAGAATTAGGCAGCTGGCGTGTTTATACCCATGGTGGAAGAAATGCAACAGAATGGGAAGTTGTTCAATGGGCACAGGAAGCTGTTAAACGTGGTGCCGGAGAAATCCTACTAACAAGTATGGACAGTGATGGTGAGAAAAACGGCTTTAATCTCGCATTAAATAAAGCGGTAAGTGAAGCAGTAACTGTCCCTGTGATTGCCTCAGGTGGGGCAGGAAATGCAGAACATTTTTTAGCTGCCTTTGAAGAAGGAAAAGCTGATGCAGCACTAGCAGCATCAATTTTCCACTATAAAGAAACGTCCGTAAAAGAAGTAAAAGTTTACTTAAATCAACAGGGGGTGAATGTACGATGA
- the hisA gene encoding 1-(5-phosphoribosyl)-5-[(5-phosphoribosylamino)methylideneamino]imidazole-4-carboxamide isomerase, with product MSQFIIYPAIDMRGGKCVRLLQGDYDKETVYGDSPFDMAKQFDDQGASWIHMVDLDGAKEGKLVNHQHVIDAATKLSAKIQIGGGIRTEEDVEFYLSNGVDRVILGSAAISNPEFVKKMLATYGEKIAIGIDAKDGYVSTEGWLNTSNVKATDLGKELANAGAEVFIFTDIATDGMLSGPNVEAIVEMAKATNKQVIASGGVSSLKDLETLSEYESEGVSGAIVGKALYTNQFSLTEALKVGNPS from the coding sequence ATGAGCCAATTTATTATTTATCCTGCAATTGATATGCGAGGTGGCAAGTGCGTAAGATTGCTTCAAGGTGATTATGACAAAGAAACGGTATATGGCGATTCTCCTTTTGATATGGCAAAACAATTTGATGATCAAGGGGCAAGCTGGATCCATATGGTTGATCTAGATGGTGCTAAAGAGGGAAAGCTTGTGAATCATCAGCATGTAATTGACGCAGCTACAAAGCTATCAGCAAAAATTCAAATTGGTGGCGGCATTCGTACGGAAGAAGATGTGGAATTTTATTTATCAAATGGAGTCGATCGTGTCATCCTTGGTAGTGCGGCAATATCAAATCCTGAATTCGTAAAAAAGATGCTTGCTACATATGGTGAAAAGATTGCAATTGGCATTGATGCAAAGGATGGCTATGTTTCTACAGAGGGTTGGTTAAATACGTCAAATGTAAAAGCAACAGACCTTGGTAAAGAACTTGCTAATGCTGGTGCAGAAGTATTTATCTTCACTGATATTGCAACAGATGGCATGCTTTCAGGACCAAATGTTGAGGCAATCGTTGAAATGGCTAAGGCAACAAATAAGCAAGTCATTGCCTCTGGTGGTGTGAGCTCGTTAAAGGATTTAGAAACACTTTCTGAATATGAAAGTGAAGGAGTATCTGGTGCGATTGTAGGAAAGGCGCTCTACACGAATCAATTTAGTTTAACAGAGGCATTGAAGGTAGGAAATCCATCATGA
- the hisH gene encoding imidazole glycerol phosphate synthase subunit HisH: MIAIIDYGMGNLYSVSKALERMNVDYIVSHEEAVLEKADGYILPGVGAFKDAMAILTEAGLTSFIQKIVAEGKPLLGICLGMQLLFDESEENGLTKGLSLLPGKVVKIPDTIEGNTLKVPHMGWNDLNIRNQSPLLQGIDSGYAYFVHSYYIDTEQGDTLLATADYGVDVPAVVGKGNVYGTQFHPEKSSELGLAILKNYIKIVEGE, encoded by the coding sequence ATGATCGCCATTATCGATTATGGAATGGGGAATTTATATAGTGTTAGTAAAGCGCTAGAGCGAATGAACGTCGACTATATTGTTTCTCACGAGGAAGCTGTGTTAGAAAAAGCGGATGGCTATATCCTCCCAGGTGTTGGGGCGTTTAAGGATGCTATGGCGATATTAACGGAAGCTGGTTTAACAAGCTTTATTCAAAAAATCGTTGCAGAAGGCAAGCCACTCTTAGGAATTTGCTTAGGTATGCAGCTTTTGTTTGACGAGAGTGAGGAAAACGGATTAACAAAAGGTTTATCACTTTTACCAGGTAAAGTTGTGAAAATTCCTGACACGATAGAGGGAAACACGCTTAAGGTTCCACATATGGGGTGGAATGATTTGAACATACGAAATCAAAGTCCTTTACTTCAAGGTATTGATAGTGGCTATGCTTATTTTGTTCACTCTTACTACATTGATACTGAGCAAGGTGACACGCTTTTAGCAACAGCTGATTATGGTGTTGACGTTCCAGCCGTTGTTGGAAAAGGAAATGTGTATGGTACCCAATTTCATCCAGAAAAAAGTAGTGAGCTTGGGTTAGCCATTTTAAAAAATTACATTAAGATCGTGGAAGGAGAATGA
- the hisB gene encoding imidazoleglycerol-phosphate dehydratase HisB gives MTRTASVERNTKETQISLSFNVDGTGQSSLKTDVPFMDHMLDLFTKHGQFDLTVEANGDIEIDDHHTTEDIGICLGQALREALGDKRGIKRYGSAFVPMDEALAQVVVDLSNRPHLEFKGELPSQKVGTFDTENVHEFLWKFALEARMNLHVIVHYGHNTHHMIEGIFKALARALDEATMVDPRIEGVLPSTKGML, from the coding sequence ATGACAAGAACGGCATCAGTTGAGCGTAATACAAAAGAAACACAAATTTCCTTATCATTTAACGTAGATGGAACAGGTCAGTCTTCACTTAAGACAGATGTTCCGTTTATGGACCACATGCTCGATCTTTTTACAAAGCATGGGCAATTTGATTTAACAGTAGAGGCAAATGGTGATATTGAAATCGATGACCACCATACAACAGAGGATATTGGTATCTGTTTAGGTCAGGCTCTGCGTGAGGCATTAGGTGATAAAAGAGGAATTAAGCGCTATGGAAGTGCGTTTGTACCAATGGATGAGGCCCTTGCACAGGTTGTAGTTGATTTAAGTAATCGTCCACACTTAGAGTTCAAAGGAGAGTTACCGAGTCAAAAGGTTGGAACATTTGATACAGAAAATGTTCATGAATTTTTATGGAAGTTTGCCCTTGAAGCACGTATGAACCTTCATGTGATCGTTCATTATGGACATAACACACACCATATGATTGAGGGAATTTTTAAAGCATTAGCAAGAGCTTTGGATGAAGCCACGATGGTTGATCCACGCATTGAGGGTGTTCTTCCTTCTACGAAAGGAATGTTATAA
- the hisD gene encoding histidinol dehydrogenase — MKITRITDKKVSLRRTIDTGTEEQRKIVQSIISTVRSDGDKALFSYTETFDKVSLSSLKVTEEEFTAAYEELDNELVEIIREAAANIRSFHEKQKRESWFSYNDEGTMLGQKITALDAVGVYVPGGTAAYPSSVLMNVIPAQVAGVKRIVITSPPNQQGTLPAGVLVAAKELGIAEIYKVGGAQAIAALAYGTETIAAVDKIMGPGNIFVALAKREVFGIVDIDMIAGPSEIVVLSDETARANEIAADLLSQAEHDKNSSSILVTTSMNQAEEVKLEVEKQVATLPRKEIAKASVDTYGHIYVTDDLETAIAVVNELAPEHLEVLTENPLAILNDLKHAGAIFLGRYSSEPVGDYFAGPNHVLPTNGTARFSSPLNVDDFMKKSSIISYSEKAFTNNYEKIAKLARLEGLEAHARALEERRK, encoded by the coding sequence ATGAAAATTACCCGTATTACTGATAAAAAAGTATCGTTAAGACGAACAATTGATACTGGGACAGAAGAACAAAGGAAAATCGTTCAATCGATTATTTCAACCGTTCGATCTGACGGAGACAAGGCGCTTTTTTCCTACACAGAAACATTTGATAAAGTATCATTATCAAGCTTAAAGGTGACAGAAGAAGAATTTACAGCAGCATATGAAGAGCTGGATAATGAATTAGTTGAGATTATTCGTGAAGCAGCAGCCAATATTCGCTCTTTTCATGAAAAACAAAAGCGTGAATCTTGGTTTAGCTATAATGATGAGGGAACAATGCTCGGACAAAAAATCACAGCACTAGATGCAGTGGGGGTTTATGTACCAGGTGGAACCGCAGCATATCCGTCCTCTGTATTAATGAATGTGATTCCTGCACAAGTTGCTGGGGTAAAGCGGATTGTTATTACATCACCTCCAAATCAACAAGGTACACTGCCAGCAGGTGTTTTAGTTGCAGCCAAAGAACTTGGCATTGCTGAAATTTATAAGGTTGGTGGAGCACAAGCAATCGCAGCGTTAGCATATGGAACTGAAACGATTGCTGCTGTGGATAAGATCATGGGTCCAGGAAACATTTTTGTTGCGTTAGCAAAACGAGAAGTATTCGGTATTGTTGATATTGATATGATCGCAGGTCCAAGTGAGATTGTTGTCTTAAGTGATGAAACAGCAAGGGCAAATGAAATTGCTGCAGATTTATTATCACAGGCAGAGCATGATAAAAACTCATCTAGTATTCTCGTGACAACGTCGATGAATCAGGCTGAGGAAGTAAAGCTTGAAGTAGAAAAACAAGTTGCTACTTTACCTCGAAAAGAGATTGCTAAGGCATCTGTTGATACGTATGGTCATATTTACGTGACTGATGATCTAGAAACAGCAATTGCTGTTGTGAATGAGCTTGCTCCAGAGCATCTCGAAGTACTAACAGAAAATCCATTAGCGATTTTAAATGATCTAAAGCATGCAGGAGCGATTTTTCTTGGACGATATAGCTCAGAACCTGTAGGTGACTATTTTGCAGGTCCTAACCATGTGTTACCAACAAATGGTACAGCACGTTTTTCTAGCCCGTTAAACGTCGATGATTTCATGAAAAAATCGAGTATTATCTCATACAGTGAAAAAGCATTTACTAATAACTATGAAAAAATTGCAAAATTAGCTAGGCTCGAGGGATTAGAAGCCCATGCTCGTGCTTTGGAAGAAAGACGAAAATAA
- the hisG gene encoding ATP phosphoribosyltransferase — protein sequence MPKGRIFEEAADMLRKADYQLPPEFDESRKLILDVPNENIRFILAKPMDVVTYVEHGVADVGIAGKDVMLEEDRDVYEVLDLKISECYLAVAGLPNAKLTDVAPKVATKYPNVASSYFREQGEQVEIIKLNGSIELAPLIGLADRIVDIVSTGRTLKENGLVELEHICHITSRLIVNPVSYRMKDEPIDELVERLSKVIGG from the coding sequence ATGCCAAAAGGAAGAATTTTTGAGGAAGCTGCAGATATGCTTCGTAAAGCCGACTATCAGCTCCCACCTGAATTTGATGAATCAAGAAAGTTGATTTTAGATGTCCCAAATGAAAATATTCGCTTTATTTTAGCAAAGCCTATGGATGTTGTGACATATGTAGAGCATGGTGTTGCCGATGTTGGAATTGCGGGTAAGGATGTCATGTTAGAAGAAGACCGTGACGTTTATGAGGTTCTTGATTTAAAAATTAGTGAATGCTATTTAGCGGTTGCCGGACTTCCAAATGCAAAACTAACAGATGTTGCTCCTAAAGTGGCAACAAAATATCCGAATGTGGCATCAAGCTACTTCCGTGAACAAGGAGAACAAGTTGAAATCATTAAATTAAATGGTTCAATTGAGCTAGCACCATTGATTGGTTTAGCAGATCGCATTGTTGATATTGTTTCGACTGGAAGAACGTTAAAAGAGAATGGTTTAGTTGAGCTTGAGCATATTTGTCACATTACATCTCGTTTGATCGTAAACCCTGTTAGCTATCGTATGAAGGATGAGCCAATTGATGAACTAGTTGAACGGTTATCGAAAGTCATTGGAGGTTAA